The following proteins come from a genomic window of Thermodesulfobacteriota bacterium:
- a CDS encoding nuclear transport factor 2 family protein produces MMTDEERKSVAAEYLKALDTGKQFFHLFDEDAEVFFPNWGVARGENEYKKLFSDLGALVEDFTHHHGYINWIIQGDMVVAEGSSEGKLKTGESWTDSKWCDVFEIRDGKIKRLYIYLDPEYSRY; encoded by the coding sequence ATGATGACAGATGAAGAAAGGAAATCAGTAGCGGCAGAGTATTTAAAAGCTCTTGATACAGGAAAGCAGTTTTTTCATTTATTTGATGAAGATGCTGAGGTCTTTTTCCCGAATTGGGGCGTTGCAAGAGGGGAGAATGAGTATAAAAAACTTTTCTCTGATTTAGGCGCTTTGGTTGAGGACTTCACACATCACCATGGATATATAAATTGGATTATTCAGGGAGATATGGTTGTGGCAGAGGGATCAAGCGAAGGAAAGTTAAAGACCGGAGAAAGCTGGACTGATAGTAAGTGGTGCGATGTGTTTGAAATAAGAGATGGAAAGATCAAGAGGCTATACATATATCTTGACCCTGAATACTCAAGATATTAA